The following are encoded together in the Pseudomonadota bacterium genome:
- a CDS encoding radical SAM protein codes for MGNRIEILFVSPSINLGLWVNYGIASLCGIIKEKGHHVDLYQPLKFNINEFHDEFKKKKYSLCLVSTVTNQWPYALKYIKALKSISQIPVIVGGHHATCCPSIIEENPEIDGLCIGEGDNALSELLDRIDKGEKYHSIKNMWFRNGNEIIRNELGDLIEDIDDLPFPDYSVFSKEAISDRVSIMLSRGCPYNCTYCCNNYLRRLYIGRGRYVRKKSVKRAIEEVRDFIERYKPNKINFDDDTFVKDKKWLLKFLEEYRQLTNTPFDCNSRPETLDDEICKSLKAAHCETLCIGVESGNEEYRRNILKRKMTNESIVRAFSLLRKHGIKSYAFNIVGAPGDTYENYLETVHLNQIIRPDYFQITIFYPYPATDLFNYAKEKGLLTDNTFRDSFESGSLLHMNQFPRWKIRFAKNTFGYRLLSGDKTFLRRIIYLVNSFSGGYFYRLILFLRKARI; via the coding sequence ATGGGTAACCGGATAGAAATATTATTTGTATCACCTTCAATAAACCTGGGGCTCTGGGTCAATTATGGGATAGCTTCTTTGTGCGGCATCATTAAGGAAAAAGGCCATCATGTGGATCTGTATCAGCCTCTTAAATTCAATATTAATGAATTTCATGACGAATTCAAAAAAAAGAAGTATTCATTGTGTCTTGTATCGACTGTTACAAACCAGTGGCCATATGCGCTGAAATATATAAAGGCGCTGAAAAGCATATCTCAGATCCCTGTCATCGTCGGGGGTCATCACGCGACATGCTGTCCGAGTATCATAGAGGAAAATCCAGAAATTGATGGCCTCTGTATTGGCGAAGGGGACAACGCGCTGAGTGAATTGCTGGATAGAATTGATAAGGGAGAAAAATACCACAGTATAAAAAATATGTGGTTTAGAAATGGAAATGAGATCATTCGAAATGAATTAGGTGATTTAATAGAAGATATCGATGATCTGCCGTTCCCGGACTATTCAGTTTTTTCGAAAGAAGCAATTAGTGACCGTGTATCTATTATGTTGTCGAGAGGATGCCCGTATAATTGCACTTATTGTTGCAATAATTATTTGCGAAGACTTTATATCGGAAGAGGTAGATATGTTCGTAAAAAGAGTGTGAAGAGAGCAATAGAAGAAGTTCGGGATTTCATAGAGCGATATAAACCAAATAAAATAAATTTTGACGATGATACCTTTGTGAAGGACAAAAAGTGGCTTCTGAAATTTCTGGAAGAATATAGACAACTTACGAACACCCCTTTTGATTGCAACTCAAGGCCCGAAACCCTGGACGATGAGATTTGCAAGAGTCTGAAAGCCGCTCACTGTGAAACTCTCTGCATAGGTGTTGAATCAGGCAATGAAGAGTATAGAAGAAACATACTCAAACGAAAAATGACAAATGAATCGATTGTGAGGGCCTTTTCCCTACTGCGGAAACATGGGATAAAATCTTATGCCTTCAATATTGTTGGTGCCCCAGGGGATACGTATGAAAACTACCTTGAAACGGTTCATTTAAATCAGATCATAAGACCTGATTATTTTCAGATTACGATTTTTTATCCTTATCCTGCCACGGATCTCTTCAATTATGCAAAGGAAAAGGGATTGCTGACGGATAACACATTCCGCGATAGTTTTGAATCTGGATCACTACTGCACATGAATCAATTCCCTCGTTGGAAGATACGCTTTGCAAAAAATACATTTGGATATCGCTTGTTGTCGGGAGACAAAACTTTTCTGCGTAGAATTATTTATCTGGTAAATTCTTTTTCAGGTGGATACTTTTATAGATTGATTCTGTTTCTAAGAAAAGCAAGAATATGA
- a CDS encoding class I SAM-dependent methyltransferase, protein MIRLTKRYLSIRCSLHESPVRNNECAEFEIDKWVLSKFIIKRLVPIVGIHPFPLDELLLLAAAVTKIQPTHIFEWGTNIGKSARIFFETIKSFNINTEIHSIDLPDDVSHVEHPGAKRGILVRGLKGVTLHTGDGLDTSLNLCKMVSGTKFTPLFFVDGDHSYNSVKRDLQGIITHVPNAHILVHDTFNQSEESGYNTGPYQAVCDTLSLMSGKYQIIAQGTGLPGLTLVWHRPDSVP, encoded by the coding sequence ATGATAAGGTTAACAAAAAGGTATTTATCGATTAGATGCTCTCTACATGAATCACCAGTTCGAAACAATGAATGTGCTGAATTTGAGATTGACAAGTGGGTTCTCTCAAAGTTCATCATTAAAAGGCTCGTGCCTATCGTTGGGATTCACCCATTTCCATTGGATGAATTGTTGCTTTTAGCCGCAGCGGTTACCAAAATTCAACCTACACACATATTTGAATGGGGAACCAACATTGGCAAATCAGCAAGAATATTCTTTGAGACAATCAAGTCCTTTAATATCAATACCGAAATCCACTCAATCGATCTGCCGGATGATGTCTCCCATGTCGAACATCCCGGCGCCAAAAGGGGCATCCTCGTACGAGGTCTGAAAGGGGTGACATTACACACGGGTGATGGGTTAGACACTTCGTTGAACCTATGTAAAATGGTCAGCGGAACCAAATTCACCCCGCTCTTTTTTGTTGATGGCGATCATAGTTACAATTCTGTAAAACGCGACCTTCAGGGAATAATAACCCATGTGCCTAATGCCCATATCTTGGTTCATGATACCTTTAATCAGTCGGAAGAGTCTGGGTATAATACTGGTCCGTATCAAGCTGTATGCGATACACTGAGTTTGATGAGCGGAAAATATCAGATCATTGCGCAGGGTACGGGATTACCGGGGTTAACGCTGGTCTGGCATCGCCCTGATAGTGTGCCATGA
- a CDS encoding alpha-1,2-fucosyltransferase, whose product MIIVKLIGGLGNQMFQYAMARSLADHYDVSLKLDIADFEHYTLRRYELVDFNIRAEVASKQDINTFNISTKRNSLSQRIKRHFVPLVSKTVFRETSFAYNERVLSVMPPVYLDGYWQTERYFSHNSVAIRRDFTLHEQLDVKNVEMQAQIEAVNAVSLHVRRGDYVNDPHTNYSHGVCSLDYYHDAVKYIVERVAQLHLFVFSDDHEWAQGNLNFQYPATFVNHNSNKRGIFDMLLMQHCQHHIIANSSFSWWGAWLNPSPHKIVVAPRRWFNKASHDTRDLIPPTWIIL is encoded by the coding sequence ATGATTATCGTCAAGTTGATTGGCGGTCTTGGTAATCAGATGTTTCAGTACGCCATGGCGAGGTCGCTTGCAGATCATTACGACGTATCGTTGAAACTGGACATTGCAGATTTTGAACACTATACGTTACGTAGGTATGAACTTGTCGATTTCAATATACGCGCAGAGGTTGCCAGCAAGCAAGATATCAATACTTTTAATATAAGCACAAAGCGGAACTCTTTGTCACAACGCATAAAGAGACATTTTGTGCCTCTTGTTTCAAAAACGGTGTTTCGGGAGACTTCATTTGCGTATAATGAAAGAGTCCTCAGTGTCATGCCGCCCGTTTATCTTGACGGATATTGGCAAACTGAACGTTACTTCTCCCACAATTCCGTAGCGATTCGACGTGATTTCACGTTGCACGAACAACTCGATGTGAAAAATGTGGAAATGCAGGCGCAGATCGAGGCGGTGAATGCGGTCTCTTTGCACGTGCGTCGTGGTGATTATGTGAATGATCCACATACAAATTACTCTCATGGAGTCTGTTCTCTCGATTACTATCATGATGCTGTTAAATACATCGTAGAGCGTGTTGCACAATTACATCTCTTCGTCTTTTCAGATGATCATGAGTGGGCACAGGGGAATCTCAATTTTCAATACCCTGCAACTTTTGTTAACCACAACTCCAATAAAAGAGGTATTTTTGACATGCTGCTCATGCAGCATTGTCAACACCACATTATAGCAAATAGTTCATTCAGTTGGTGGGGCGCCTGGTTGAATCCGTCACCACACAAAATAGTTGTAGCTCCACGACGATGGTTTAATAAAGCGTCACACGATACTCGTGATCTTATACCTCCAACATGGATAATATTATAA